The following coding sequences lie in one Victivallis lenta genomic window:
- a CDS encoding Na+/H+ antiporter family protein — protein MVWELLSNPVLVSVAVLLALAALRMNVVFALISAAAVGGMLGGLDGEAFALLGSGEFTEFWKSAVSVFGSTMKSFQSSLDNGAVLAINYVMLGTFSIAISRSGVTELIARKLFQWIGCEMTAKKLFCFKYALLGILTLTAVSSQNLIPMHIAFIPVLIPPLLPVFDRLRLDRRAVACVLTFGLITPYMVLPVGFGKIYLNTILLDNIRRNGMEVAAAQASPAMLIPALGMVAGLLIAVFLSYRRPRAYNPVKTELMVEATEPVEIRPFNVAVGVAAILMALFVQIFLDSLLIGSLLAVMVFVAARVIRLRDTQDVFVQGVHLMGGIGIVMIAAAGFANVMKDTGGVAELVELVKGVAVHYRGVTVFAMLLIGLIITMGIGSSFSTVPLIAAIYVPLCAALGISPLATIAIVGSAGALGDAGSPVSESVLGPTAGLNADGQHDHIYDSTIPTFLHYNLPLLAAGWIAGMIL, from the coding sequence ATGGTCTGGGAGCTTTTGTCGAACCCGGTGCTGGTTTCGGTCGCGGTGCTGCTCGCGCTCGCCGCGCTGCGCATGAATGTCGTATTCGCACTGATTTCGGCTGCGGCGGTCGGCGGCATGCTGGGAGGACTCGACGGCGAGGCGTTCGCGCTGCTCGGCAGCGGCGAATTCACGGAGTTCTGGAAGAGCGCCGTTTCGGTGTTCGGTTCGACGATGAAATCGTTCCAGAGCAGCCTCGACAACGGCGCGGTGCTCGCGATCAACTATGTCATGCTCGGAACCTTCTCGATCGCGATTTCGCGCTCCGGCGTCACGGAACTCATCGCGCGGAAGCTCTTTCAGTGGATCGGCTGTGAAATGACCGCGAAGAAGCTGTTCTGTTTCAAATACGCGCTGCTCGGCATCCTCACGCTCACGGCGGTTTCGTCGCAGAATCTGATTCCGATGCACATCGCTTTCATTCCGGTCCTGATTCCGCCGCTGCTGCCGGTGTTCGACCGGCTCCGGCTCGACCGGCGCGCGGTGGCCTGCGTGCTGACCTTCGGGCTTATCACACCGTACATGGTGCTGCCGGTCGGCTTCGGGAAAATTTATCTCAACACGATTCTGCTCGACAATATCCGGCGCAACGGCATGGAGGTGGCCGCCGCGCAGGCCTCCCCGGCCATGTTGATTCCGGCGCTCGGCATGGTGGCGGGGCTGCTGATCGCGGTGTTCCTGAGCTATCGCCGTCCGCGTGCGTATAATCCGGTCAAAACCGAGCTCATGGTGGAAGCGACTGAGCCGGTCGAGATCAGGCCGTTCAATGTGGCGGTCGGCGTTGCGGCGATCCTGATGGCGCTTTTCGTGCAGATATTTCTCGATTCGCTGCTGATCGGTTCGCTGCTCGCGGTCATGGTGTTTGTCGCGGCGCGGGTCATCCGCCTGCGCGACACGCAGGATGTTTTCGTGCAGGGCGTTCACCTGATGGGCGGAATCGGCATCGTCATGATCGCCGCCGCCGGGTTTGCGAACGTGATGAAGGACACCGGCGGCGTGGCTGAGCTGGTCGAGCTCGTGAAGGGCGTCGCCGTTCACTACAGGGGGGTGACGGTCTTTGCGATGCTGCTGATCGGGCTGATTATCACGATGGGAATCGGTTCTTCCTTCTCGACGGTGCCGCTGATCGCCGCAATCTATGTGCCGCTCTGTGCGGCGCTCGGCATCTCTCCGCTGGCGACGATCGCGATCGTCGGCTCGGCCGGAGCGCTCGGAGACGCCGGCTCCCCGGTGTCCGAATCGGTGCTCGGTCCGACCGCCGGGCTCAACGCCGACGGGCAGCACGATCATATTTACGACTCGACGATTCCGACCTTTCTGCACTACAATCTGCCGCTTCTGGCGGCCGGGTGGATCGCCGGAATGATTCTGTAA
- a CDS encoding sugar phosphate isomerase/epimerase family protein, with amino-acid sequence MKAPDSQIAVTLYNLRDYCKTESDLDKTLDKVCDIGYRAVQVSGTPLPADVIRKQLDSHNLYCCATHEGLDTLKGDPAALIDRLQTLECDFTALGAPPPEYRQDVKMVDELIRIFETMGGKLREKGIRLGYHNHHFEFERLPGTRQIMLDYFYENSNPELVAAEIDVHWVTRGGQNPVNWIHKVGKRMPVIHFKDFAIIDGGTPVFCEIGEGNLDWPAIIQACREEGVRWYSIEQDSLFRDRDIFESIKISFDNLKAMGVK; translated from the coding sequence ATGAAAGCTCCGGACAGTCAGATTGCAGTGACCCTCTACAACCTGCGCGATTACTGCAAAACCGAAAGCGACCTCGACAAGACGCTCGACAAGGTCTGCGATATCGGTTACCGCGCGGTTCAGGTCTCCGGGACGCCGCTCCCGGCCGATGTGATCAGAAAACAGCTCGACAGCCATAACCTCTACTGCTGTGCAACCCATGAGGGGCTCGACACGCTCAAAGGCGATCCCGCCGCGCTGATCGACCGGCTCCAGACGCTCGAATGCGATTTCACCGCGCTCGGCGCGCCCCCGCCGGAGTACCGGCAGGACGTGAAGATGGTCGATGAACTGATCCGCATTTTCGAAACGATGGGCGGCAAGCTGCGCGAAAAGGGAATCCGTCTCGGCTACCATAACCACCATTTCGAGTTCGAGCGGCTGCCCGGCACCCGGCAGATCATGCTCGACTACTTCTATGAGAACAGCAATCCGGAGCTTGTGGCGGCCGAGATCGACGTTCACTGGGTCACGCGCGGCGGCCAGAATCCCGTGAACTGGATTCACAAGGTCGGCAAGCGCATGCCGGTGATCCACTTCAAGGATTTCGCGATCATCGACGGCGGCACTCCGGTCTTCTGCGAGATCGGCGAAGGCAACCTCGACTGGCCGGCGATCATCCAGGCCTGCCGCGAAGAGGGGGTGCGCTGGTATTCGATCGAACAGGATTCGCTGTTCCGCGACCGCGACATTTTCGAGTCGATCAAAATCTCCTTCGACAACCTGAAGGCGATGGGCGTGAAGTAA
- a CDS encoding Gfo/Idh/MocA family protein, producing the protein MAGKIRVGIWGLGRAGNGMHIHELGLYPDMFEIVAGCDWDPARREAAAKKLPGRPVYEKGEELLKDPNVELVSVATRSPDHVKHAIQAVEAGKMVMVEKPMACRIEDALELQKVADANPGRVFVRHNRRFEAAFSHIREIIRSGKLGHIFEIKLCRHNYQWRADWQTILDCGGGQLLNWGPHLVDHALQFLECPVKELWSDLAIVASRGDAEDHVKIVFKGENGRVVDVEISGGASLGDPVYAVRGSRGTLMSWDEKRLKLKYLAPGYPECDTPASPGNPPLEGGFGGQVSPVWVEDDLGVAPSNGDQPEKIWKYLYKAIRCGEPYPITMAEAVEVVRVIDRVKKTPIRDVR; encoded by the coding sequence ATGGCAGGGAAAATTCGGGTCGGAATCTGGGGGCTCGGCCGCGCCGGGAATGGCATGCACATTCATGAGCTCGGGCTGTATCCGGACATGTTTGAAATCGTCGCCGGCTGCGACTGGGATCCGGCGCGGCGGGAAGCCGCGGCGAAGAAGCTGCCGGGCCGGCCGGTTTATGAAAAGGGCGAGGAGCTGCTGAAGGATCCGAACGTCGAGCTCGTTTCGGTTGCGACCCGCTCCCCCGACCATGTGAAGCATGCGATCCAGGCGGTCGAAGCCGGCAAGATGGTCATGGTCGAAAAGCCGATGGCCTGCCGCATCGAGGATGCGCTCGAGCTGCAGAAGGTCGCCGACGCGAATCCCGGCCGGGTTTTCGTGCGCCACAACCGCCGTTTTGAGGCGGCCTTCTCGCATATCCGCGAAATCATCAGGTCCGGCAAGCTCGGCCACATTTTCGAAATCAAGCTCTGCCGTCACAATTACCAGTGGCGCGCTGACTGGCAGACCATCCTCGACTGCGGCGGCGGCCAGCTGCTGAACTGGGGGCCGCACCTTGTCGACCATGCGCTGCAGTTTCTCGAATGCCCGGTTAAGGAGCTCTGGAGCGACCTGGCGATCGTCGCTTCCCGCGGCGATGCCGAAGACCATGTCAAGATCGTGTTCAAAGGTGAAAACGGCCGGGTGGTGGATGTTGAAATTTCCGGCGGCGCTTCGCTCGGCGACCCGGTCTATGCGGTCCGCGGCAGCCGCGGCACGCTGATGAGCTGGGATGAGAAGCGGCTGAAGCTCAAGTATCTCGCACCGGGCTATCCGGAGTGCGACACTCCCGCTTCGCCCGGCAACCCGCCGCTCGAAGGCGGATTCGGCGGCCAGGTCAGCCCGGTCTGGGTCGAAGACGATCTCGGCGTCGCCCCGTCGAACGGCGACCAGCCGGAGAAGATCTGGAAATATCTGTACAAGGCGATCCGCTGCGGTGAACCGTATCCGATCACGATGGCCGAGGCCGTCGAAGTGGTCCGGGTCATCGACCGGGTCAAAAAGACGCCGATTCGCGACGTCCGTTAA
- a CDS encoding YeiH family protein, whose amino-acid sequence MELNPTVEAAPAIGTMRVKQVIFLVLAAAFFLLPWIFPAVRNHAPGVAVLCGVAFAVLWGNPYEAVTAKLTSPLLGAAIVGMGFGMNLAEVLRAGAHGMIYTLAGISLGLGLGIVLGRRLGLQKNTMYLISIGTSICGGSAIAAAAPVLKAKAHDIAIASAVVFTLNAVALLVFPAVGHALGMSQYQFGYWSALGIHDTSSVVGATMAFGPEALEVGTTVKLARALWIVPVTLFLSMCVAPAGEGEKRKIRFRIPWFIPGFLAASALVTWVPVTAEPGSFLKELSKYLMIVTLFLIGANLNRGKLKELGVKPVVHGVILWVILAGIWCGAIHFGIVR is encoded by the coding sequence ATGGAACTGAATCCGACCGTCGAAGCCGCTCCGGCCATCGGGACAATGCGTGTGAAACAGGTGATTTTTCTTGTGCTCGCCGCCGCGTTTTTTCTGCTGCCGTGGATTTTTCCGGCAGTGCGCAACCACGCGCCGGGAGTTGCTGTGCTCTGCGGCGTCGCGTTTGCGGTTCTCTGGGGGAATCCGTATGAGGCGGTGACGGCGAAGCTGACTTCCCCGCTGCTCGGCGCGGCGATCGTCGGCATGGGGTTCGGCATGAACCTCGCCGAAGTGCTGCGGGCCGGCGCGCACGGCATGATCTATACGCTGGCCGGAATCTCGCTCGGCCTCGGGCTCGGCATCGTTCTCGGCAGACGGCTCGGACTTCAGAAGAATACGATGTACCTGATCAGCATCGGCACCTCGATCTGCGGCGGCAGTGCGATTGCGGCCGCGGCGCCGGTCCTGAAAGCGAAGGCGCACGATATTGCGATCGCTTCGGCGGTGGTGTTCACGCTGAACGCGGTTGCGCTGCTGGTTTTTCCGGCGGTCGGCCACGCGCTCGGCATGAGCCAGTACCAGTTCGGTTACTGGTCGGCGCTCGGCATTCACGACACGAGCTCCGTGGTCGGTGCGACAATGGCCTTCGGGCCGGAGGCGCTTGAGGTCGGGACGACCGTGAAGCTGGCCCGCGCGCTCTGGATTGTGCCGGTCACGCTGTTTCTGTCGATGTGCGTGGCTCCGGCCGGGGAGGGGGAAAAGCGGAAAATCCGGTTCCGGATTCCGTGGTTCATTCCGGGATTCCTGGCGGCTTCGGCGCTGGTCACCTGGGTGCCGGTGACGGCGGAACCGGGTTCCTTCCTGAAAGAGCTCTCGAAATACCTGATGATCGTGACGCTGTTCCTGATCGGAGCGAACCTGAACCGGGGCAAGCTGAAGGAGCTCGGCGTGAAGCCGGTGGTCCACGGGGTGATCCTCTGGGTGATCCTGGCCGGAATCTGGTGCGGGGCGATCCACTTCGGCATCGTCCGCTGA
- a CDS encoding LysR family transcriptional regulator gives MIDRKLTIFRTAAALRNFTETAAALGMTQPNVTHQLARLEEELGVRLFLRDGRRVVLTAAGKALEAECGRLFADSARIVRSVQCAAAEMKVFHIGGTLTAGGYLLPDLAGSYMKRHPDRILELKVANTNGIEEMISARKLDVALVEGPFEQKYFLSEPFIPDELLPAFAPGHCAEAFSLEEYIRCGGRLILRERGSGTRYYFDRFLQTRKLPEPPPRNILEVNSFDALKRFVRQGLGITVISKLAIGDELAAGTLATGRFTEGEIVRRMNFIYLPGGELKFAETFIAYCKANTPAHA, from the coding sequence ATGATCGACCGGAAACTGACGATTTTCCGCACGGCGGCGGCGCTGCGGAACTTCACGGAAACCGCCGCCGCGCTCGGCATGACCCAGCCGAACGTGACGCACCAGCTCGCCCGGCTCGAGGAGGAGCTCGGAGTGCGGCTGTTCCTCCGCGACGGACGGCGGGTCGTCCTGACGGCGGCGGGGAAGGCACTTGAAGCGGAGTGCGGCCGGCTTTTCGCAGATTCGGCGCGGATCGTCCGTTCGGTGCAGTGCGCCGCCGCAGAGATGAAGGTTTTTCATATCGGCGGGACCCTGACGGCCGGGGGATATCTGCTGCCGGACCTGGCGGGCTCCTATATGAAGCGCCATCCGGACCGGATTCTGGAGCTGAAAGTGGCCAATACAAATGGAATCGAGGAGATGATTTCGGCGCGGAAGCTCGATGTGGCTCTGGTCGAAGGACCGTTCGAACAGAAATACTTCCTGTCGGAACCGTTCATTCCCGACGAACTGCTTCCGGCGTTCGCCCCGGGGCATTGCGCGGAGGCGTTTTCACTGGAGGAGTACATTCGATGCGGGGGACGGCTGATCCTGCGGGAGCGCGGCTCGGGGACCAGGTACTACTTCGACCGTTTTCTGCAAACGCGCAAACTGCCGGAGCCACCCCCGCGCAATATACTGGAAGTGAACAGCTTCGATGCCTTGAAACGGTTCGTCCGGCAGGGACTCGGCATCACGGTCATCTCGAAGCTGGCGATCGGGGACGAGCTCGCGGCGGGAACGTTGGCGACAGGGAGATTCACGGAAGGGGAAATTGTCCGCCGGATGAATTTCATCTACCTGCCGGGCGGGGAACTCAAGTTCGCGGAAACGTTCATCGCCTACTGCAAAGCGAACACGCCCGCACACGCATAA
- a CDS encoding GH39 family glycosyl hydrolase, producing the protein MKYLLLLLLTASATVICAPVWQLGVEDGSSREFLPYSSLEFQTSRQLLNSPGYKDGCFTCRISGGGKQDASAIPPGLTGGTAGNRTPIRKLRLLWTEKEAGFREFEFRILYAADRDYRSHRITPNENMDLDSTDWAPCGVRIAAPGRRMAFQYVPYDVERYLEKNNGPLVVKIAFPVKAGENSIELSETSGNSYGRVFHFDYLKLTALDSDRRPVPYAEFGGHRNFAAPAVYRVGDRAKAGVAFHNLEPGRPVKARVDFIDYLGKTVLSRPLELHPDRDGFARTEVDVPENRSGHFRLRAFLEERKEKLAETRIAGIREIAPLNDREVEQSFIGLSGIDPSSLFEPENTEKFERYARLQKLLQFRHERIHSLPWQFVEPAEHQYHWETWDRMIELLKENDIHIQLTLLGTPRWLLDRHFPGKEYRHLYDSIFAPVPDMEKWREYCTLVARRYGDSVKEFEIWNEVSEQSIFWPEGNAEQFFELVKNASEAIKAVHPEAKIVAETLWPRQNDFIHEIFRLGIAGYVDIHADHYMNDLRIAQSREMLEKYVPGGILIDNETHTEAAGNPLGQVDDASRIRAAQMMVRNYFHHNAQGVRRIYNFLLFGATWRKWGLMGPDETPKFTFSVFKTLINRTAGAEFDSYSRLSGSLELFLYRYTSPERARTNGGEYLAILCSSGAESETLMLPSLAESCRRIDIMDNEMSLAAPGRIVTVDVGAEPVMLAGIDRAALAALSKLKISGGKGSLRPGEAIEVELSLPEEAAEGRFTLNCSDGREESVRLAGGERHTVRMPVGRELSHSVVTLKISGEIETGERKLPVTRFCEYVVEEKAPGSNLLAPFHVQNWMHWGKGNASYPEGRAVVSIDSAEGAGAITTRNPVDVIPGCRYLLDFSARGSGTLRVMLVGTDRAGKPRELTHNLLSEKLSAGFKTFRREWVCPDDIVKLGFHFYEFNTIGNFEILNSSFLRLHNDLPLNRQLCKVEASAGKPVFDGELTGFRKELYRDVIDRTMLSGPEELRASFAVAADPGTIYIGVKVHDPIHAGGNPDELYTGDSIQVDFDLGDGTVKSPTAQFGFALIDGKAITFRHSVIPAADIVSTYKLGPSPAGVSCKITRKGEETIYEAAIPVETIHPQLILKPGMKLGFSLLVNQNSGSGRQGFLQWSSGIGRERDSTQFGELTLPDPL; encoded by the coding sequence ATGAAATACCTTCTGCTCCTTTTGCTTACGGCGTCTGCAACGGTAATTTGCGCCCCGGTCTGGCAGCTCGGCGTGGAAGACGGTTCCAGCCGGGAGTTTCTTCCTTATTCCAGCCTGGAGTTTCAGACCTCCCGACAGTTATTGAATTCACCCGGCTACAAGGACGGCTGTTTCACCTGCCGCATCTCCGGCGGGGGAAAGCAGGACGCCTCCGCCATTCCTCCGGGCCTCACAGGGGGAACCGCGGGAAACCGGACGCCGATACGTAAGCTGCGGCTGCTCTGGACCGAGAAGGAGGCCGGATTCCGGGAGTTTGAATTTCGCATCCTTTACGCCGCCGACCGCGATTACAGATCACATCGAATCACCCCGAATGAGAATATGGATCTGGACTCGACGGACTGGGCTCCCTGCGGCGTCAGGATCGCGGCTCCGGGCAGGCGGATGGCGTTCCAATACGTCCCCTATGATGTGGAACGTTACCTCGAAAAAAACAATGGACCGCTGGTCGTAAAAATCGCCTTCCCGGTAAAAGCGGGAGAGAACTCCATTGAGCTGTCCGAAACGAGCGGCAATTCCTACGGGCGTGTGTTTCATTTCGATTATCTGAAGCTGACGGCGCTCGACTCCGACCGCCGTCCGGTTCCCTATGCTGAGTTCGGAGGCCACCGGAATTTTGCTGCTCCCGCAGTCTACCGGGTGGGAGACCGGGCGAAGGCCGGAGTCGCATTCCACAATCTGGAACCGGGCCGCCCCGTGAAAGCGAGGGTTGACTTCATCGATTATCTCGGGAAAACCGTGCTGTCGCGTCCTCTGGAGCTGCATCCGGACCGGGACGGATTCGCCCGGACCGAGGTCGATGTGCCGGAAAACCGGAGCGGCCATTTCCGTTTGCGCGCCTTTCTGGAAGAGCGGAAAGAGAAACTGGCGGAGACCCGCATAGCCGGAATCCGGGAGATTGCCCCGTTGAACGACCGGGAGGTGGAACAGAGCTTCATCGGCCTCTCCGGCATAGATCCGTCTTCCCTCTTCGAACCGGAAAACACGGAAAAATTCGAGAGATACGCCCGTTTGCAGAAGCTTCTCCAGTTCCGCCACGAACGGATTCACTCTCTCCCCTGGCAGTTCGTCGAGCCCGCCGAGCATCAGTACCATTGGGAAACCTGGGACCGGATGATCGAACTCCTGAAAGAGAATGACATCCATATCCAGCTGACGCTGCTGGGCACCCCTCGCTGGCTGCTGGACCGCCACTTTCCCGGTAAAGAGTACCGGCACCTTTACGACAGCATTTTCGCCCCTGTGCCGGATATGGAGAAATGGCGCGAATATTGCACTCTGGTGGCCCGGCGCTACGGGGATTCGGTCAAGGAGTTCGAAATATGGAACGAAGTATCGGAACAATCCATTTTCTGGCCGGAAGGCAATGCAGAACAGTTTTTCGAGCTGGTGAAAAACGCATCGGAGGCGATCAAGGCGGTGCATCCCGAAGCGAAAATCGTGGCGGAAACCCTGTGGCCGCGGCAGAATGACTTCATCCACGAGATTTTCCGGCTCGGAATCGCCGGATACGTCGATATTCACGCCGACCACTATATGAATGACCTGCGCATTGCCCAATCCAGGGAAATGCTGGAGAAATATGTACCCGGCGGCATCCTGATCGACAATGAAACCCATACGGAAGCCGCCGGCAATCCGCTCGGCCAGGTGGATGACGCCTCGCGCATCCGGGCGGCGCAGATGATGGTGCGCAACTATTTTCACCACAATGCACAGGGGGTCAGGCGCATCTACAACTTCCTGCTTTTCGGCGCCACCTGGCGGAAGTGGGGGCTGATGGGGCCGGACGAAACGCCGAAATTCACCTTCTCCGTATTCAAAACGCTGATCAACCGCACCGCCGGGGCGGAATTCGACTCTTACAGCCGCCTTTCCGGAAGCCTGGAGCTCTTCCTCTACCGCTACACTTCTCCGGAACGGGCCCGGACGAACGGCGGCGAGTATCTGGCCATCCTCTGCAGCAGCGGCGCGGAATCGGAGACGCTGATGCTCCCCTCGCTTGCGGAAAGCTGTCGCCGGATCGACATCATGGACAACGAAATGAGCCTCGCGGCTCCCGGACGCATCGTCACGGTCGATGTCGGCGCGGAGCCGGTGATGCTGGCCGGAATCGACCGCGCGGCGCTTGCGGCGCTTTCAAAGCTGAAAATCTCGGGCGGCAAAGGCTCGCTGCGTCCCGGGGAAGCCATTGAGGTGGAACTCTCTTTGCCGGAAGAGGCGGCGGAGGGCCGTTTCACCCTGAACTGCTCCGACGGCCGGGAGGAAAGCGTGCGCCTTGCCGGCGGCGAGCGGCACACTGTCCGGATGCCGGTGGGACGGGAGCTGTCGCACTCCGTCGTCACGCTGAAAATTTCGGGAGAGATCGAGACCGGCGAACGCAAACTCCCGGTTACCCGATTCTGTGAATACGTTGTGGAGGAGAAGGCTCCCGGCAGCAACCTCCTTGCTCCGTTCCATGTGCAGAACTGGATGCATTGGGGAAAAGGCAATGCGAGTTATCCGGAAGGGCGTGCCGTGGTAAGCATCGACTCCGCCGAAGGTGCAGGAGCGATCACCACCCGGAATCCCGTCGATGTGATTCCCGGTTGCCGTTATCTGCTTGATTTCAGCGCCAGAGGTTCCGGAACTCTCCGGGTGATGCTGGTCGGCACGGACCGTGCCGGGAAGCCGCGGGAGCTGACGCACAATCTGCTTTCCGAAAAGCTGTCGGCAGGCTTTAAAACGTTCCGGCGTGAATGGGTTTGTCCCGACGACATCGTTAAGCTGGGATTTCATTTCTATGAATTCAACACAATCGGAAACTTTGAGATTCTCAACAGCTCCTTTCTCCGGCTGCACAACGATTTGCCTCTGAACCGGCAGCTCTGCAAGGTGGAAGCATCGGCGGGGAAACCGGTATTTGACGGCGAGTTGACCGGTTTCCGGAAAGAGCTGTACCGTGACGTGATCGACCGGACCATGCTTTCCGGGCCGGAGGAGCTGCGGGCCTCCTTCGCGGTAGCGGCTGACCCGGGAACCATTTACATCGGCGTGAAAGTTCACGATCCCATCCATGCCGGAGGAAACCCGGATGAGCTTTACACGGGAGACAGCATCCAGGTCGATTTTGATCTGGGAGACGGTACCGTGAAGAGCCCCACTGCGCAATTCGGTTTCGCTCTGATCGACGGCAAGGCGATCACCTTTCGCCATTCGGTGATTCCGGCGGCGGATATCGTCAGTACCTACAAACTCGGGCCATCCCCGGCGGGCGTAAGCTGCAAGATCACCCGGAAGGGGGAAGAGACGATCTATGAAGCTGCCATTCCGGTCGAAACGATTCATCCGCAGTTGATTCTGAAACCGGGAATGAAACTCGGCTTTTCGCTCCTGGTCAATCAGAACAGCGGCAGCGGCCGTCAGGGGTTCCTGCAATGGAGTTCGGGAATCGGCCGCGAACGTGATTCCACCCAGTTCGGGGAATTGACCTTGCCGGACCCTTTGTAA
- a CDS encoding type II secretion system protein encodes MDGVRRFTLVELLVVIAIIAILASMLLPALNQARARAQASSCVNNLKQIGSAFALYANDYQDMVPPALPNYTTPLWTDALLGTTRNTGRPDKAQGGYLTVAQFRCPSQPEANTSINWWEYTPHYGINNHCVSDLGGLKLTRLKKASTKIAVVDTWGTDTGKKQPDITKGFFRFAPHSVYNGNYTNKDYGCPAGRHNLTVNTLWFDWHVSGLKVRSDLMPHTTCPEFDASTGYGWEHLSKD; translated from the coding sequence ATGGACGGGGTGAGAAGGTTTACCTTGGTGGAACTGCTGGTGGTGATTGCGATCATCGCGATTCTGGCTTCGATGCTGTTGCCGGCGCTGAACCAGGCGCGTGCCAGGGCGCAGGCTTCCAGCTGCGTCAACAATCTCAAGCAGATCGGCAGCGCATTCGCCCTTTATGCAAACGATTATCAGGACATGGTGCCGCCCGCCCTGCCGAATTACACAACGCCGCTCTGGACGGATGCTCTGCTGGGGACGACCCGGAATACGGGCCGGCCGGACAAAGCACAGGGCGGTTACCTCACCGTTGCCCAATTCCGCTGTCCTTCACAGCCGGAAGCCAATACCTCCATCAACTGGTGGGAGTATACACCGCATTACGGCATCAATAATCATTGCGTCTCCGATCTGGGCGGCCTCAAGCTGACCAGGCTGAAAAAGGCTTCCACCAAAATCGCGGTCGTGGATACCTGGGGAACGGACACCGGCAAAAAGCAGCCCGATATCACCAAGGGTTTTTTCCGCTTCGCCCCCCACTCTGTCTACAACGGCAATTACACGAATAAAGATTACGGCTGTCCCGCCGGCCGGCACAATCTCACGGTCAACACGCTTTGGTTCGACTGGCATGTTTCGGGGTTGAAAGTCCGTTCGGACCTGATGCCGCATACGACCTGCCCCGAGTTCGATGCCTCCACCGGTTATGGTTGGGAACATCTCTCCAAAGATTGA